The genomic DNA CTACTTAATAAATCTTTGATTTCTTTTTCTTTTGTAAAAATACTATTTTTGGGCATAATAATTCCATTTTCAGCCAAATGATCATTAATATTTAATTCATTTAAATCATCAGTAATATTATGCTTATCAATTTCTACTTGCTGAATTATTTTTGTAATTAGTTGCGTCTTTTGCAGATTGCTTACATACTCCTCGTCTGGATGATGAATAAATATTTCCTTGGGATAAATATTGTTTTTATTAAGCCAATATTTTTGTGGAGTTTTGAACCAAAAAATCAATTCTGATAATTTGTAATTTTTAATATCAGATTTTTTTTCATTCCAATTTATATCTTCTATTAAAGAATAATTACTTTTAACAATCTTAGATTTATCAAGATCAATTATTTCATTATTATTTAAATCAGAATCTTTAATTATTAGTTCTCTTTGGCGTTGGTTTAAAAAACTATCAAAAAAAGAAATTAACTCTTTTATAGGAAAAGAAACATCTAATTTTTTATTATCTTTATCATTTTTTACCCAAGTGACTATAAATTTATCTCTGCAGGCAATTAACAACTCTAGAAATGCATATTTCTCTCTTTCAAAAACAGATGGATCACCCAAATGATATTTGTTTTTTAATAAATTAATATTTTCACTCTTTGGTAATTTTGGATAAAAAACACTATTCATGTCTATCAGGAAGATAACCTTATGTGGAATATGCCTTGCATTCTCAATATCACTTACTAGGATCTTGTTAAGTCGTGATTTGCTTTGATATTTAGCTTTATTTATGCAAGAAATTAATATTTCTCTAAAAACTTTTAATAAGATAAAATCATCAGATATTAAAGGTATTTTGTAATTATCAAGAATTCTATTTATTTCACTTATTTCTAAATTGAAATTTGTATTAAAATCAGAAATACTTTTTAATATAGACTTTATCTTTTCAACCCATCTCGAGTAAGAAAAAGATCCCCTTATCAAATTAATATATTTTTTTAAATGAAGTAATATTTTAACCCATTTATTCAAATCCAAACTTATATTTTTATAGCTAAATGGTTTCAAATTAAAAGTATTTAAATTGACTTCTTTGTCATAAATCAAGCCTAAAGTAATTCTACTTATACACCAATCTAGAGTATTTTTCTCCTCACCTAATCTTTCATTGTCATCTAATCCCCAATGAAAACCCGCTTGGGTAAGTAAGAAAATAATTTCATCCTTCTCATTAATATTAAAATCAAAAATATTCTGAGTTACTTTTTTCGAAAGAATATAATCTATTTTTTCAAGTGTAATTTTTTCACTAGCTATTTCAGTGATATCAATTAGAAATTCATAAATACTAGAATAGTCATAATTATCCTCATCAATAAAAAAATAGGGTATCTTTTCGCCATTAATTAACTCATTATTAAAGATATACCTTAGATAAGGTTTAATTAGATTAGTTTGTGGTGATAAAACAGCAATATCACTATATTTAATATTCTCGCAAGAATTTATTATTTCTATAATTTTATTTCTTAAATATTCAAATTGACTATTCTGATTAAAATGCTCACAAAGCAATATTGAATCATCTTTTTCATTTACTAAAAAATCATTGCTATTATTATCAATAAGTCTTTTTTGTATTTGATTAAGAAGAGGAATATCTTTCTCGTTATAATAATTATTTGTTGGATCAATATAAATTAGATTGTTTTTTAAATTTATACCTTCTGTATAAATATTTTCATCAATTAATTTCTGAAAGTTTGCTCCAAATTTACCAAATATTTTCTCTATATTTGTATTATTTAAATTAAATTTACGTTCATTATCATCAAATTCCAACTCTCCTTCAATAAAATTTATTCTATTCCATAAATCTTCTCCAGCAGATAATAAATATAAATTTACCTTAGTAAATTTTGAAAGTTCCGAATAAAAATTAATATGTAGTTTAGATAAGTTATTATCGGAAAAAATATAAATTTGATTTGGAACTTTAATTTGAAAGCTTTTAATTTTTCTTAAATTCTTTATTAATTCAATCATGTATAAACATGATGGCTTTTCTGATATTTTTTCCTCTAATAATTTATATAAAATAGGTTGCCAAAATTGCTCTGAATTTAAATTATTAAATAGATTAGCTGAATTAATCTCATATCTATTCCATTGAACAATCATTTCAGGTCTAAAAATCAGATAATGAATAAAATTATTCGTGATCTTTTTTGTCAGATTATATATATCTCCATCAATTGTCTTTTTATTATCCAAATATTTATCAATCCAATTTCTAAGAGGAAATGATTCTTTAAAGCTATTTAATTCTTCCAAAGAATCAATAATGCCCCATTTAATTGACTCAAAATTCCATGCGCTCATATCAAATTCAGGGAAAAAATTTGTCAATAATGATTCGGTATACGTTGATATCGTCTTTAATTCATAAAGAGCACTTATTTTGTTTTTTATAGTAATTTGTTCACGTAACCAATTTCCCAAAAAATAATTTGGGACTACTATTTCTAATTTCTCATTTATAGACGGAGGACATATTTTTAATTCCTCTGCTAACAGCTCACTAATTACTTCAATTTTATTTGACTTATAAAGATTGAGCAATTGATTATTTTGTTATATTACTCAACTTTAAAGGGATCAGTTATTTCTGCATTA from Prochlorococcus marinus XMU1402 includes the following:
- a CDS encoding exodeoxyribonuclease V subunit gamma → MLNLYKSNKIEVISELLAEELKICPPSINEKLEIVVPNYFLGNWLREQITIKNKISALYELKTISTYTESLLTNFFPEFDMSAWNFESIKWGIIDSLEELNSFKESFPLRNWIDKYLDNKKTIDGDIYNLTKKITNNFIHYLIFRPEMIVQWNRYEINSANLFNNLNSEQFWQPILYKLLEEKISEKPSCLYMIELIKNLRKIKSFQIKVPNQIYIFSDNNLSKLHINFYSELSKFTKVNLYLLSAGEDLWNRINFIEGELEFDDNERKFNLNNTNIEKIFGKFGANFQKLIDENIYTEGINLKNNLIYIDPTNNYYNEKDIPLLNQIQKRLIDNNSNDFLVNEKDDSILLCEHFNQNSQFEYLRNKIIEIINSCENIKYSDIAVLSPQTNLIKPYLRYIFNNELINGEKIPYFFIDEDNYDYSSIYEFLIDITEIASEKITLEKIDYILSKKVTQNIFDFNINEKDEIIFLLTQAGFHWGLDDNERLGEEKNTLDWCISRITLGLIYDKEVNLNTFNLKPFSYKNISLDLNKWVKILLHLKKYINLIRGSFSYSRWVEKIKSILKSISDFNTNFNLEISEINRILDNYKIPLISDDFILLKVFREILISCINKAKYQSKSRLNKILVSDIENARHIPHKVIFLIDMNSVFYPKLPKSENINLLKNKYHLGDPSVFEREKYAFLELLIACRDKFIVTWVKNDKDNKKLDVSFPIKELISFFDSFLNQRQRELIIKDSDLNNNEIIDLDKSKIVKSNYSLIEDINWNEKKSDIKNYKLSELIFWFKTPQKYWLNKNNIYPKEIFIHHPDEEYVSNLQKTQLITKIIQQVEIDKHNITDDLNELNINDHLAENGIIMPKNSIFTKEKEIKDLLSSLSSSLSQHNNINKIYVKSKINKEEYLIADDTVIELINAKLSLSRLTEAWIKLLFISSLKKNIKRTKVIFRTENNYKSQIIQSPGATESNLILEEYINIFKNYSEKCLPLPPESTYKYIEAKIKLKNEKKAFTDKWIGNKNFSKGERDNIEMKMCFGNEKEPDFFLGNNNFDQLSYRLYGPLIEALNK